In a single window of the Bacillus mycoides genome:
- a CDS encoding helix-turn-helix transcriptional regulator — protein MLKKKKVISLSKAKRLLDILIFASTKKTFTAQEIADEFNISVRTVHRYILDLSDMGLPIYAEQGRNGGYKVLTSSMLPPILFTEEEAVSIFFAFQSLGYYRNLPFNTEINSVTHKLYSSLQNDAKAKVDKIRSYIAFWNPKRTIETTFLNEVLTAAIENKNLYFQYESKSGIKTKHVHPIGVYAHDGLWYLPSYEFSRKKVLLYRVDRILSILSTEENEDTFMNLEEWFASNSNVVHSPTQLHVLLTTEGVRQCKSVPYLEEFVVVDEDGTGYINSTIDKGEINFITPLFYRLGKDARVLEPKELINGLRIRAKEVLHMYEDEKSC, from the coding sequence ATGTTAAAAAAGAAAAAGGTGATATCCTTGTCAAAAGCAAAACGTTTACTAGACATTCTTATATTTGCTTCTACGAAAAAAACATTTACAGCTCAAGAAATAGCTGATGAATTTAATATTTCCGTTCGTACGGTCCATAGATATATTTTAGATTTAAGTGATATGGGATTACCCATTTACGCTGAACAAGGTCGTAACGGAGGATATAAAGTATTAACAAGCAGCATGCTTCCCCCCATTTTATTTACCGAAGAAGAAGCGGTCTCCATCTTTTTTGCTTTCCAATCTTTAGGCTACTATCGTAACTTGCCTTTTAATACAGAAATCAATTCTGTTACTCATAAACTGTATAGCTCTCTACAAAATGATGCGAAAGCTAAAGTTGATAAAATACGTTCTTATATCGCTTTTTGGAATCCGAAGAGAACAATTGAGACAACTTTTTTAAACGAAGTATTAACAGCGGCTATTGAAAATAAAAACTTATACTTTCAATACGAGTCTAAATCGGGGATTAAAACAAAACATGTTCATCCTATCGGTGTATATGCTCACGATGGTTTATGGTATTTGCCATCCTATGAATTTAGTAGAAAAAAAGTATTACTTTATCGTGTTGATCGCATTCTTTCTATATTATCAACGGAAGAAAATGAAGATACATTCATGAATTTAGAAGAGTGGTTTGCCTCTAACTCTAACGTAGTACACAGTCCTACTCAGTTACATGTTTTACTGACAACAGAAGGCGTACGTCAATGTAAAAGCGTTCCTTACCTTGAAGAATTCGTTGTAGTAGACGAAGATGGGACAGGATATATAAATTCAACAATTGATAAAGGTGAAATTAACTTTATTACTCCTTTATTTTATAGACTTGGAAAAGATGCAAGAGTTTTAGAACCGAAAGAATTGATAAATGGTTTACGTATACGTGCAAAAGAGGTTTTACATATGTATGAAGACGAAAAAAGCTGCTAA
- a CDS encoding DUF4367 domain-containing protein yields the protein MTNSKNSKEMYDLAEKIALDDFDKLDEQHEFSHTYTHKKKLFMEEMKLKGEQPQTKRKRHRMLIAAACLLIGMPTTVFGAVKVYNMIVQKQNYEVNVSVTNKESKNIDKWYKLKVGKLPENMEAIDDSAMKYSFKDNDAMGGFSFALWRVGGNADFQTLYSKSYEEKEINGRKAVIVHKETGNNNVMFDRKVFLFFEKEGIMLESFIGSDVNEEQMMDVLGNISLEPTSKEKAAHITDYDKKYFSEADEPKKTKVIPLKKDSKRLFHIGQKVPVTISMDNSQIEYVIEKVEVFDSIKDFKQENFNELGLGILSEKKALDQTGKLLSYRRDVYKLGNGKDSIDTLVDSKLVNVKFVYLTTTVKNIGKQVTEEIYMTPSIKQLKFEGNAWNYAKEEGMDATRIMTGEVDYLEPHGDGKSFYNIGSIRPGQTMKVNLGYFVDEDKLDSIFLDAFHYRGNGSTENMNASYRWWIDIRQQSKQ from the coding sequence ATGACGAATTCAAAGAACTCCAAAGAAATGTATGACCTTGCTGAAAAAATTGCTTTAGATGATTTTGATAAACTGGATGAACAACATGAATTTTCACATACATATACACACAAAAAGAAATTGTTTATGGAGGAAATGAAGCTGAAAGGCGAGCAACCACAGACAAAGCGTAAAAGACATCGTATGTTAATCGCTGCGGCCTGTTTATTGATTGGTATGCCGACAACCGTTTTTGGTGCAGTAAAAGTCTATAATATGATTGTTCAAAAACAAAATTACGAAGTAAATGTTTCAGTAACGAATAAGGAATCGAAAAATATTGATAAGTGGTATAAGTTGAAAGTTGGTAAATTACCAGAAAATATGGAAGCAATTGATGACTCGGCTATGAAATATTCATTTAAAGATAACGACGCAATGGGTGGATTTTCATTCGCTCTTTGGAGAGTGGGGGGAAATGCGGACTTTCAAACTTTATATTCAAAAAGCTATGAAGAAAAAGAGATAAATGGCAGGAAAGCAGTAATTGTTCATAAAGAAACTGGAAACAACAATGTAATGTTTGATAGGAAGGTCTTTCTCTTTTTTGAGAAAGAAGGGATTATGTTAGAAAGTTTTATTGGATCAGATGTAAATGAAGAACAAATGATGGATGTGTTAGGGAACATTTCACTTGAGCCTACGTCAAAAGAAAAGGCAGCACATATAACAGATTATGATAAAAAGTATTTTAGTGAAGCGGATGAACCTAAAAAAACTAAGGTGATTCCTTTGAAAAAAGATAGTAAACGACTATTTCACATAGGACAAAAGGTTCCAGTAACGATATCTATGGATAACAGCCAAATTGAATATGTGATAGAAAAAGTTGAAGTTTTTGATTCGATTAAAGATTTTAAACAAGAGAACTTTAATGAACTTGGCTTAGGGATATTAAGCGAGAAGAAGGCTTTAGATCAGACGGGAAAATTGCTATCGTACAGACGGGATGTATATAAATTAGGGAATGGTAAAGATTCAATTGATACATTAGTAGATTCGAAATTAGTTAATGTTAAATTTGTCTACCTGACAACAACAGTGAAAAATATAGGTAAACAGGTGACAGAAGAAATCTATATGACTCCATCCATAAAACAGCTTAAATTTGAAGGAAATGCATGGAACTACGCTAAAGAAGAGGGAATGGACGCAACGCGTATTATGACGGGCGAAGTCGATTATTTAGAACCTCATGGAGATGGAAAAAGCTTTTACAATATTGGCAGTATCCGACCTGGCCAAACGATGAAAGTTAACTTGGGTTATTTTGTGGATGAGGATAAACTAGATTCAATTTTCCTTGATGCTTTTCATTACAGAGGGAATGGAAGTACTGAAAATATGAATGCGTCATATCGTTGGTGGATTGATATTCGTCAACAGTCAAAACAATAG
- a CDS encoding RNA polymerase sigma factor, whose protein sequence is MKVTNKDYEKMEELYELYEQKIYYVAYSILNNIQQAEDAVQETFITLYKNLEKFHSLNTQELKRYILRIAKNKAIDSYRKNKRHETFLEEYQRESTEVVDENIEEWEKRIMSEVQIDTLLKELNESNRQVFKYKVFYNLTYQEISSVMGITEANVRKQFERARKRVQSIIGGIQNDEFKELQRNV, encoded by the coding sequence ATGAAAGTTACAAACAAAGATTACGAAAAGATGGAAGAGCTATACGAGTTGTATGAGCAAAAAATTTATTATGTAGCTTATTCTATTTTAAATAATATTCAGCAAGCTGAAGATGCGGTTCAAGAGACGTTTATTACACTTTATAAGAATTTGGAAAAGTTCCATAGTTTGAACACTCAAGAGCTTAAACGGTATATTTTGAGGATTGCGAAAAACAAAGCGATTGATAGCTACCGGAAAAATAAACGACATGAAACATTTTTAGAAGAATATCAACGAGAATCAACAGAGGTAGTAGATGAAAATATTGAAGAGTGGGAAAAACGTATAATGTCTGAGGTTCAGATTGATACATTGCTAAAAGAGCTAAATGAATCTAACAGACAAGTGTTTAAGTACAAAGTCTTCTATAACTTAACGTATCAAGAAATTTCAAGTGTAATGGGGATAACCGAGGCTAATGTCCGCAAGCAATTTGAGCGCGCTCGAAAACGAGTACAAAGTATTATAGGAGGTATACAAAATGACGAATTCAAAGAACTCCAAAGAAATGTATGA
- a CDS encoding HIT family protein — translation MRIGRSRFYVFGRGGSMRECLGCKLANEEEIIYKVYEDDYVTCFLDHAPFYPGHTLIVPKKHVLEVDELDDVVAKSIMDASKLIAKAIKALYKPDGITICQNGGIFNELTHYHMHIVPRYKERSFAEFYTVQPGEQQNHNFEETKNLLKEAIEKIIHSEKA, via the coding sequence GTGAGAATAGGGCGCTCACGTTTTTATGTTTTTGGCAGAGGGGGAAGCATGAGGGAATGTTTAGGTTGTAAATTAGCAAATGAAGAAGAAATTATATATAAAGTGTATGAAGATGATTATGTAACTTGTTTTTTAGACCATGCGCCTTTCTACCCAGGACATACTTTAATTGTGCCAAAGAAGCATGTTTTAGAAGTGGACGAATTAGATGATGTTGTAGCGAAATCGATTATGGATGCTTCTAAGCTTATTGCAAAAGCGATTAAGGCATTATATAAACCAGATGGAATTACAATTTGTCAAAATGGTGGAATCTTTAACGAGTTAACTCATTATCACATGCATATTGTACCGAGATATAAAGAGCGTTCGTTTGCTGAGTTTTATACGGTGCAGCCAGGAGAACAGCAGAATCATAACTTTGAAGAGACAAAGAATTTATTAAAAGAAGCAATAGAGAAAATAATACATAGCGAAAAGGCGTAA
- a CDS encoding OsmC family protein: protein MKLTIKHDDIQADLSYGQLAIGKENGYSPLQLLVSSIAGCSAIVFRTILEKKRITYDTFTIETEIGRSEALSKPVESVHLHYKIKAQNITEEQLDKALQLAVKNCTIVQSVKDSIKVTETIELVK from the coding sequence ATGAAACTAACAATCAAACACGATGATATACAGGCGGATTTATCGTATGGTCAATTAGCGATTGGAAAAGAAAACGGATATTCACCGTTACAATTACTCGTGTCTTCTATCGCAGGATGTAGTGCAATTGTCTTCCGAACAATTTTAGAAAAGAAACGTATTACATACGATACGTTTACAATTGAAACTGAAATTGGTAGAAGTGAAGCTTTATCAAAACCAGTTGAAAGTGTTCATTTGCACTATAAAATTAAAGCGCAAAACATTACAGAAGAACAATTAGACAAGGCGCTGCAACTTGCAGTGAAAAATTGCACAATTGTTCAATCTGTAAAGGATAGTATAAAAGTTACAGAAACAATTGAATTAGTAAAGTGA
- a CDS encoding amino acid permease, which translates to MQQTTNEQLHRTMKSRHLFMIALGGVIGTGFFLGSGYTINQAGPGGAILSYLVGGFIMYLTMLCLGELTVAMPVSGSFQKYATKFIGPGTGFMIGWLYWIGWAVTVGLELTSIGLMMKRWFPNVDVWVWCLVFGVILYASNAISAKSYAELEFWFSSIKVVTIIAFILLGGSALLGFLPYDGKEAAPLFSNFVSDGGLFPNGLAAVLLTMITVNFSFQGTELIGIAAGESQNPEKTIPRAIRNTVWRIMLFFILTMTILVGLISWKEAGIIESPFVVVFDKIGIPYAADIMNFVIITALLSVANSGLYAATRILWSLANEGMAPTSFKKVNKRGIPITALVVTIAVAALSLLTSFLAEDTVYMYLLSIAGLSAVSSWIIIALSQLRFRSQYLKGGGKLEDLKYRTPLYPLVPILALITNSIVVISLAFIPEQRMALYCGIPFIIFCYIYYYINKKRQKPMKVEMETPNETNNQTR; encoded by the coding sequence ATGCAGCAAACAACGAATGAGCAATTACATCGTACGATGAAGAGTAGACATTTATTTATGATCGCACTAGGTGGTGTAATCGGAACTGGTTTTTTTCTAGGTTCAGGTTACACCATTAATCAGGCTGGACCAGGGGGAGCCATCCTTTCATATTTAGTGGGCGGATTTATTATGTATTTAACAATGCTTTGTCTTGGAGAGCTAACGGTAGCAATGCCAGTTTCAGGATCTTTCCAAAAGTATGCGACGAAGTTTATTGGACCAGGAACTGGATTTATGATCGGTTGGCTATACTGGATTGGATGGGCAGTAACAGTAGGATTAGAATTAACATCGATCGGTTTAATGATGAAAAGATGGTTTCCGAATGTTGATGTTTGGGTATGGTGTCTCGTATTCGGAGTTATTTTATATGCTTCAAATGCAATATCAGCGAAGAGTTATGCTGAATTAGAGTTTTGGTTCTCTAGTATTAAAGTAGTTACAATTATTGCATTCATTTTACTTGGTGGTAGCGCATTACTAGGATTCTTACCATACGATGGAAAAGAAGCAGCGCCTCTTTTCTCTAACTTTGTAAGTGATGGTGGGCTATTCCCAAATGGACTAGCTGCAGTGCTTCTTACGATGATTACAGTTAACTTTTCCTTCCAAGGAACAGAGTTAATCGGGATTGCAGCAGGAGAGAGTCAGAATCCTGAAAAAACAATTCCACGTGCGATTCGTAATACAGTATGGCGCATTATGTTATTCTTCATTTTAACAATGACAATTTTAGTAGGGTTAATTTCTTGGAAAGAAGCAGGGATAATTGAAAGCCCATTCGTAGTTGTATTTGATAAAATCGGTATTCCATATGCAGCTGATATTATGAACTTCGTTATTATTACAGCTCTTCTATCTGTAGCGAACTCAGGGTTATATGCAGCAACGCGTATACTATGGTCACTTGCAAATGAAGGAATGGCACCAACTTCTTTCAAGAAAGTAAATAAACGTGGTATTCCGATTACAGCGTTAGTCGTAACGATTGCTGTAGCGGCGTTATCTTTATTAACAAGTTTCCTTGCAGAAGATACAGTATATATGTATTTATTATCTATAGCTGGTTTATCGGCTGTTTCAAGTTGGATCATTATTGCTTTATCACAACTTCGCTTTAGAAGTCAGTATTTAAAAGGCGGAGGAAAATTAGAGGACTTAAAGTATAGAACACCACTATACCCGCTTGTTCCAATTTTAGCTTTAATTACAAATAGCATCGTTGTTATTAGTTTAGCGTTTATTCCAGAACAACGAATGGCGTTATATTGTGGTATTCCATTTATCATTTTCTGCTACATATATTATTATATAAATAAGAAACGGCAGAAACCGATGAAAGTGGAGATGGAGACACCAAATGAAACTAACAATCAAACACGATGA
- a CDS encoding amino acid ABC transporter permease, translating to MDFKGAITGDHILFLLKGLLITLEVALIAIVLSFIIGSVIGILRYTKIPVVSQILGFIVEVIRNLPLLLIIFFTYFALPEAGLKLEIITAAIVALTIFEAAMISEIVRSGLLSIEKGQIEAARSSGLTYVQALWHIILPQALRRMVPPLVSQFISLLKDTSLAVVISLPELMHNAQIISGQNVNYMIPTFILAACMYFVVNYGLSILSRRLEIR from the coding sequence ATGGATTTTAAAGGAGCGATAACAGGTGATCATATCCTCTTTTTATTAAAAGGATTACTCATAACGTTAGAGGTAGCGCTCATAGCAATTGTACTTAGCTTTATTATTGGTAGTGTAATAGGAATATTGCGCTATACGAAAATACCTGTCGTCTCACAAATATTAGGCTTTATCGTGGAAGTCATTCGAAATTTACCGCTACTTTTAATTATATTTTTTACGTATTTTGCACTTCCGGAAGCGGGATTGAAGTTAGAAATTATAACAGCTGCAATTGTTGCTTTAACAATATTTGAAGCGGCAATGATATCTGAAATTGTTCGAAGCGGTCTATTATCTATCGAAAAAGGGCAGATTGAGGCTGCAAGGTCTTCTGGATTAACGTATGTGCAAGCGCTTTGGCATATTATTTTGCCGCAAGCATTAAGAAGAATGGTCCCCCCGCTTGTTAGTCAATTTATTTCATTGTTAAAAGATACGTCATTAGCGGTTGTTATATCATTGCCAGAGCTTATGCATAATGCTCAAATTATTAGCGGGCAGAATGTAAATTATATGATTCCAACATTTATACTAGCAGCCTGTATGTATTTTGTTGTAAACTACGGTTTATCAATTTTATCTAGAAGATTAGAAATACGTTAA
- a CDS encoding amino acid ABC transporter permease, protein MPDFSILTNNIDMYLEGFKYTVMSSVVALIGSFVLGIVMAVMRISPIRILNWIGSAYVEFVRNIPLVLIAFIFYFALPVIGITFNGFVAGTVALTVYTAAFIAEVIRAGILSVAKGQMEAARSSGLTYTQAMYHVVLPQAMKIVIPPLGNQFLNLVKNSSILGIIAGTDLMYQGDLISTKTFVTFDVYIFVGMFYLVLTIPLSMLVRYLEKRLAKEAV, encoded by the coding sequence GTGCCTGATTTTTCTATATTAACGAATAACATTGATATGTATTTAGAAGGCTTTAAGTATACAGTTATGTCTAGTGTAGTTGCACTAATAGGAAGTTTTGTTTTAGGAATTGTTATGGCAGTGATGCGAATTTCACCTATTCGTATTTTGAATTGGATTGGCTCTGCCTATGTAGAGTTTGTTAGAAATATTCCACTCGTATTAATTGCATTCATTTTCTATTTTGCTTTGCCTGTAATAGGAATTACTTTCAACGGTTTTGTAGCAGGGACAGTTGCGCTTACAGTTTATACAGCGGCTTTTATTGCGGAAGTAATTCGTGCTGGTATTTTATCAGTCGCGAAAGGTCAAATGGAAGCAGCACGTTCTTCAGGATTAACTTATACGCAAGCGATGTATCATGTCGTCTTACCTCAAGCGATGAAAATCGTCATTCCTCCTCTAGGAAATCAATTTCTCAATTTAGTAAAAAACTCTTCAATACTCGGAATTATTGCTGGAACGGATTTAATGTATCAAGGAGACTTAATTTCAACGAAGACGTTCGTTACGTTTGATGTATATATATTTGTCGGGATGTTTTATTTAGTATTAACAATTCCGCTAAGTATGCTAGTGCGTTATTTAGAAAAACGCTTGGCAAAGGAGGCGGTATAA
- the glnH gene encoding glutamine ABC transporter substrate-binding protein GlnH, translated as MLKMKKLFTLIVFSCLFVFIVAGCGGKKDEAKETNTKQGGAVEQIKKRGKLVVGVKNDTNLFGLKNPSTGQVEGFDIDIAKALAKKILGDEKKLELKEVTSKTRIPMLKNGDIDAIIATMTITEERKKEVDFSDVYFKAGQSLLVKKGSNIKSIDDIKQGVKVLAVKGSTSTNNIRQKSPEATVLEFENYSEAFTALKAGKGDVLTTDNAILYGMAKQDSNYEVVGKIFTDEPYGIAVQKGADDLTKEINSLLKDMKANGEYDKLYEKWIGQKQEK; from the coding sequence ATGCTTAAGATGAAAAAGTTGTTTACCCTAATCGTATTCTCATGTTTATTCGTGTTTATTGTTGCTGGGTGCGGGGGGAAAAAAGACGAGGCGAAAGAAACGAATACGAAGCAAGGCGGAGCTGTTGAGCAAATTAAGAAGCGCGGGAAGTTAGTAGTTGGAGTGAAGAATGATACGAATTTATTTGGATTGAAAAACCCTTCAACAGGGCAAGTAGAAGGATTCGATATTGATATCGCGAAGGCACTTGCGAAAAAAATTCTTGGTGATGAAAAGAAACTAGAGCTGAAAGAAGTAACGTCTAAAACACGTATTCCGATGCTGAAAAATGGTGATATTGATGCAATTATTGCGACAATGACAATTACGGAAGAACGCAAAAAAGAAGTAGATTTCTCAGATGTATATTTTAAAGCAGGACAATCGTTACTTGTGAAAAAAGGAAGCAATATTAAGAGCATTGATGATATAAAACAAGGCGTTAAAGTATTAGCTGTAAAAGGATCAACATCTACAAATAACATTCGCCAAAAATCACCAGAAGCAACAGTATTAGAGTTTGAGAATTATAGTGAGGCATTTACAGCGTTAAAAGCAGGTAAAGGCGATGTTTTAACTACAGATAATGCGATTCTTTACGGAATGGCAAAACAAGATTCTAATTATGAAGTTGTAGGGAAAATTTTCACGGATGAACCGTATGGAATTGCAGTACAAAAAGGTGCAGACGATTTAACGAAAGAGATTAATAGTTTATTAAAAGATATGAAAGCGAATGGAGAATACGATAAATTGTATGAAAAATGGATTGGTCAAAAACAAGAGAAGTAA
- a CDS encoding amino acid ABC transporter ATP-binding protein, with protein MDKMKMKVIFLPIFEYKKNVHALFRRGGSMVIEFRNVNKYYGNFQVLKNINVQVKKGEVVVVVGPSGSGKSTLLRCINQLEAITDGELIVQNTDVHNKKADMNELRRNIGMVFQHFYLYPHKTVLQNITLAPIKVNKTSKEEAEKTAMVYLEKVGISEKAGVYPHQLSGGQQQRVAIARGLAMQPKIMLFDEPTSALDPEMIGEVLDVMKALAKEGMTMVVVTHEMGFAREVADRILFMDDGQIIEDTTPSQFFANPEQERARLFLSRVLNH; from the coding sequence ATGGACAAAATGAAGATGAAAGTTATTTTTTTGCCTATTTTTGAATATAAAAAGAATGTACATGCTTTGTTTAGGAGAGGGGGGAGTATGGTGATAGAGTTTCGTAATGTAAATAAATATTATGGTAACTTCCAAGTTTTGAAAAATATTAATGTGCAAGTGAAAAAAGGTGAAGTGGTAGTAGTTGTTGGTCCTTCAGGATCAGGAAAAAGTACATTGCTTCGGTGTATAAATCAGTTAGAGGCGATTACTGATGGAGAGTTAATCGTACAAAATACAGATGTACACAATAAAAAAGCAGATATGAATGAATTACGCCGAAATATTGGTATGGTCTTCCAGCATTTTTACTTATACCCACATAAAACAGTTCTGCAAAATATTACACTAGCACCAATTAAAGTAAATAAAACTTCAAAAGAAGAAGCAGAAAAAACAGCGATGGTTTATTTAGAGAAAGTAGGAATCTCGGAGAAGGCAGGTGTATATCCTCATCAATTATCCGGAGGTCAACAGCAAAGGGTAGCTATTGCTAGAGGGCTCGCGATGCAACCGAAAATTATGCTATTTGATGAGCCTACGTCCGCTCTTGATCCAGAGATGATCGGAGAGGTGCTTGATGTTATGAAAGCGCTGGCTAAAGAAGGAATGACGATGGTCGTCGTCACACATGAGATGGGATTTGCACGTGAGGTAGCAGATAGAATTTTATTTATGGATGACGGTCAAATTATCGAAGATACAACACCATCACAATTTTTTGCAAATCCTGAACAAGAAAGAGCACGTCTATTTTTAAGCCGGGTATTAAATCATTAA
- a CDS encoding alanine/glycine:cation symporter family protein, translating to MEAIVSWINNIVWSPALVYLCLGVGLYFSIRTRFLQVRHVGEMVKLTFQGEKSDAGVSSFQALALSLSGRVGTGNIAGVATAVAFGGPGAVFWMWAVAFLGAGSAYVESTLAQIYKTKHQGQFRGGPAYYIEKGLGVKWYALVFVAATILATGMLLPGVQANSIAVSLETAFGINTSVSGAVLVAALALIIFGGVKRIVNVAQVVVPFMALGYILVACVIVAMNIEKLPDAFMLILKSAFALEAAFGGIIGLAISWGVKRGIYSNEAGQGTGAHAAAAAEVSHPAKQGLVQAFSVYIDTLFVCSATAFMMIITGMYNVFDASGKNFIVNKLNGAQPGPGYTQAAVESVFPGFGNGFVAISLLFFAFTTIMAYYYIAETNIAYLNRDKDRPWMSIVLKFVFLGVVFYGCVKTAATAWALGDIGVGIMAWVNIIAILLLQKPALIALKDYEKQKKEGKDPVFDPQKLGIKNADFWEHEYGKDKKEEVS from the coding sequence TTGGAAGCTATCGTAAGTTGGATAAATAATATTGTTTGGAGTCCAGCACTTGTCTATTTATGTTTAGGAGTAGGTCTATATTTTTCCATTCGAACAAGGTTTTTACAAGTAAGACATGTAGGAGAAATGGTGAAACTTACATTTCAAGGGGAAAAATCGGATGCGGGTGTTTCTTCATTCCAAGCTTTAGCACTTTCATTATCAGGGCGCGTTGGAACAGGAAATATTGCAGGTGTTGCAACGGCTGTTGCCTTTGGTGGTCCAGGGGCTGTATTTTGGATGTGGGCGGTAGCCTTTCTAGGAGCTGGTTCTGCATATGTAGAATCGACGCTTGCACAAATATATAAGACGAAGCATCAAGGGCAATTCCGCGGTGGTCCTGCTTATTACATTGAAAAAGGGCTAGGTGTTAAATGGTATGCTTTAGTATTCGTTGCAGCGACAATTCTTGCGACGGGGATGCTGTTACCGGGTGTTCAGGCGAATAGTATTGCTGTAAGTCTAGAAACAGCTTTTGGTATTAATACTTCTGTATCAGGAGCGGTATTAGTAGCGGCATTAGCACTTATTATATTTGGTGGAGTTAAGCGAATTGTTAACGTAGCGCAAGTTGTAGTACCGTTTATGGCGCTTGGCTATATTTTAGTAGCCTGTGTAATTGTAGCTATGAATATTGAAAAATTACCAGACGCTTTCATGTTAATTTTAAAAAGTGCATTTGCATTAGAAGCGGCTTTTGGCGGGATTATCGGTTTAGCAATTTCTTGGGGTGTAAAACGTGGTATTTATTCAAACGAAGCAGGGCAAGGAACTGGGGCCCATGCAGCAGCAGCAGCTGAAGTATCGCATCCAGCTAAACAAGGGTTAGTACAAGCATTTTCCGTTTACATTGATACATTATTTGTTTGTTCAGCAACAGCATTTATGATGATTATTACAGGCATGTATAACGTATTTGATGCAAGCGGAAAAAACTTTATCGTCAATAAATTAAATGGTGCACAGCCAGGTCCTGGTTATACACAGGCAGCAGTAGAATCTGTTTTCCCTGGATTTGGAAACGGTTTCGTAGCAATCTCTTTACTATTCTTCGCATTTACAACAATTATGGCTTATTACTACATTGCAGAAACGAATATAGCTTACTTAAATCGTGATAAAGACCGTCCTTGGATGTCTATCGTACTAAAGTTTGTATTCTTAGGAGTTGTATTCTACGGTTGTGTAAAAACAGCAGCAACAGCATGGGCTTTAGGAGATATTGGTGTAGGAATTATGGCATGGGTTAACATTATTGCGATTCTATTATTACAAAAACCGGCATTGATCGCATTAAAGGATTATGAAAAGCAGAAAAAAGAAGGAAAAGATCCAGTATTCGATCCGCAGAAATTAGGAATTAAAAATGCTGATTTCTGGGAGCATGAATACGGGAAAGACAAGAAAGAAGAAGTATCTTAA